The Montipora foliosa isolate CH-2021 chromosome 14, ASM3666993v2, whole genome shotgun sequence genome window below encodes:
- the LOC137984340 gene encoding death-associated protein 1 homolog codes for MSSPPKNKDKELKAGHPPAVKAGGMRITSKHHQSQHPVPTPEEKAEEEEFAEPKEKPSDQKIIVSGVVTKGNADFKAEAIKVAHEKPVPQHDKRPPGPAGKGPGTHIQQPRKQ; via the exons ATGTCTTCCCCTcccaaaaataaagataaagaaTTAAAAGCTGGTCATCCACCAGCAG tAAAAGCAGGAGGAATGAGAATAACTTCCAAACATCATCAATCTCAACATCCAGTCCCTACTCCAGAAGAGAAAGCAGAGGAAGAAGAATTTGCAGAGCCGAAGGAAAA GCCCTCAGATCAGAAAATCATTGTGTCAGGAGTGGTTACCAAGGGCAATGCTGATTTCAAGGCAGAAGCTATTAAAGTGGCTCACGAGAAACCAGTTCCGCAGCATGATAAACGACCCCCAGGTCCTGCTGGGAAGGGGCCAGGAACACACATTCAACAACCAAGAAAGCAATAG
- the LOC137984339 gene encoding uncharacterized protein translates to MQPSPSNCRPHYCSELKLFFAGRKMAQPVDSTRKEVLADVEEQILAACDLLQHQVAKLRDEQDAIDTISKKFEGMDFSSAVKLNVGGHHFTTTVQTLTKDPNSMLAAMFSGRFELKPSKDGTFFIDRDGTYFRFVLNFLRDGKLSLPEGATFLAEIAAEAEFYQIQGIMDELDHPAEAKARSNVLSESTALPFEESDILNAEHRQALNDMLPYSSGQWRLLFKASRDGFKAKDFHSKCDGKGPTVTVVKSGSFIFGGFTAQPWSGSKYWEHKTKEETFLFSLVNPFVMHPLKMQPLDHNPDKGRVDLYRIHGGTVPPAESLGPTFGFYISGMPGMTTYFDLMIADGANELRSSRSHLGGWYECPKGMQADRFLTGSPEFTVADYEVFEFS, encoded by the exons ATGCAGCCATCCCCTAGCAATTGCCGTCCGCATTACTGCAGTGAACTCAAACTTTTCTTTGCTGGAAGAAAAATGGCCCAACCAGTCGATTCGACTCGTAAAGAAGTCCTTGCTGATGTCGAAGAACAGATTCTCGCCGCTTGTGATCTGTTACAGCATCAGGTGGCCAAACTTCGTGACGAACAGGACGCGATCGACACTATCTCAAAGAAATTCGAAGGCATGGATTTTTCGTCCGCGGTTAAACTGAACGTTGGTGGTCATCACTTTACGACAACTGTTCAAACTCTGACCAAGGATCCAAACTCCATGCTGGCGGCAATGTTTTCCGGAAGATTTGAACTGAAACCATCGAAAGATGGCACATTCTTTATAGATCGAGACGGAACTTATTTCCGCTTTGTACTCAACTTCCTTCGCGATGGAAAATTATCCTTGCCAGAGGGTGCCACTTTCCTCGCAGAAATCGCGGCCGAGGCTGAGTTTTACCAGATTCAAGGAATTATGGATGAGTTGGATCATCCTGCTGAGGCAAAAGCACGATCTAACGTGTTAAGCGAATCAACCGCACTACCATTCGAGGAATCTGATATTTTAAATGCGGAACACCGACAAGCGTTGAATGATATGCTCCCATACAGCAGCGGCCAATGGCGTCTTCTTTTCAAGGCCTCTCGAGATGGATTCAAAGCAAAGGATTTTCACTCCAAATGCGATGGAAAGGGGCCCACCGTCACAGTCGTAAAAAGTGGCAGTTTCATATTTGGTGGATTCACAGCGCAGCCCTGGTCAG GCTCTAAATATTGGGAACACAAGACCAAGGAGGAGACGTTCTTGTTCAGCTTAGTTAATCCGTTCGTAATGCACCCGCTTAAAATGCAGCCACTTGATCATAATCCCGACAAGGGTCGTGTGGACCTTTACAGGATACATGGAGGTACCGTTCCTCCTGCTGAATCTCTTGGGCCAACATTTGGGTTTTATATAAGTGGCATGCCAGGCATGACTACGTACTTTGACCTCATGATAGCTGATGGTGCAAACGAGTTGCGTTCAAGTCGCAGCCATTTGGGTGGATGGTATGAGTGCCCCAAAGGAATGCAAGCAGATCGGTTCCTAACGGGGTCTCCAGAATTCACTGTGGCAGATTATGAAGTGTTCGAATTCTCCTAG